TGCAGCGAGATAGAGAGAGAACTTTATCTAAAAGAGCTTGATGGCGCATGGAGAGAGCATCTTTATGCAATGGATAATATGAAAACAGGTATCAGACTAAGAGCTTATAACCAAAAAGACCCTCTTGTCGAGTATAAAAAAGAGAGTTTCAATCTTTTTACGGAACTTATCTCCGATATTAAATTCAACACTATAAAAACTCTTCAAATCATTAGATTTAGAGTTGAAGATCCGCAGGAAGAAGCAAAAAGAGTTGCAGAACAGTTGGATATACAGAGAAAAATTAACGAGGCGGCAATTCAGTTTAACCTTTATAACAATGAAGAGAACAGCACAGAAAAGAAAGTTTCCAGAAACGATTTTTGCCCATGCGGAAGCGGTAAAAAGTATAAGCTCTGTTGTGGCAAAAGCGGTCCGAAAAAAGGTGTATTTGCCTCTTGAAAACATCAATAGTTCCATATTTGGTAAAACGATTTTTACGGTTTGATAATGAGCAGCCGTTTATATTTCTCTCTGCTCTCTTGGCATTTTTGGGTATATCGCTCGGCGTAACCGTACTTTTGATTGCCATGGCACTTATGAACGGTTTTGATAATGAGTTCAAAAAGAAATTAACCATTATGAACTATCCGTTGACTGTTATTCCTAAGTTTTATGGTGCTGTTAATGAAGATTTACTATCAAACCTAAAGTCAAAGTTTCCAAATCTCAGTTTTAGTCCCTATGTTCAATCTGCAATTATGGCTAGAAGCGGTTCAAAACTAGAGGGCGGTTATATTTTCGGTGTTGATTTTAAGAGTGAAGCCAAAGTAAACAGCGTTTTAAAAGAGGCTATAAAGGATAATACTTTTGATAAATTTGATGTATTGGTCGGTAAAGCATTAAAGGATGAATTTAATCTTTATGAGGGCGATAAATTGATGTATATATTTACTCATGTAGAGCCTGGAGGAATGTCTGTTACTCCAAAAATAAAAAGATTTAATGTTAGTACTTTTTTTGAATCCGGACTTTCTGCTTATGACAAAGCTTATAATTATACGACTCTTTCGTCGCTTCAAGCGATTATGAATTTGCCGAGTGATCAATATAGCGGAATACATATCCACTCAAACAATCCGCAGGCAGATATACTGAAAATTAAACAAATTCTTCCGCAAAGCGTTACCATAAAAGGGTGGTGGGAAGAGAATGTAAACTTTTTTGCAGCCTTAGAGTTGGAAAAAGCTTCTCTTTTTATAGTGTTAATGCTTATTATACTCATTGCAGCCATAAATATAATATCTTCACTTCTTATGACCGTAATGAACAGAAGAAGCGAAATAGCACTGCTTCTATCTCTTGGCGCAACATCTGCCGAGATTAAAAAAGTATTTTTATACTTGGGCATAGTTATCGGTGTGAGCGGTATTTTGTGCGGGATAGTTCTTGGTATGAGC
This portion of the Sulfurimonas sp. genome encodes:
- a CDS encoding ABC transporter permease produces the protein MKTSIVPYLVKRFLRFDNEQPFIFLSALLAFLGISLGVTVLLIAMALMNGFDNEFKKKLTIMNYPLTVIPKFYGAVNEDLLSNLKSKFPNLSFSPYVQSAIMARSGSKLEGGYIFGVDFKSEAKVNSVLKEAIKDNTFDKFDVLVGKALKDEFNLYEGDKLMYIFTHVEPGGMSVTPKIKRFNVSTFFESGLSAYDKAYNYTTLSSLQAIMNLPSDQYSGIHIHSNNPQADILKIKQILPQSVTIKGWWEENVNFFAALELEKASLFIVLMLIILIAAINIISSLLMTVMNRRSEIALLLSLGATSAEIKKVFLYLGIVIGVSGILCGIVLGMSGLWVLSTFDIVHLPKDVYPTSTLPLDLSVKDFLLIVFGAFVIVVVSSFYPAKKASEVDILTVLRNE